From a single Photobacterium gaetbulicola Gung47 genomic region:
- a CDS encoding putative carbonic anhydrase (COG0288) — MADIKQLFANNVAWSENIKEENPEFFSHLAKAQHPEYLWIGCADSRVPAERLTGLDSGELFVHRNVANQVIHTDLNCLSVVQYAVDVLKVRHIIVCGHYGCGGVTAAIENPQLGLINNWLLHIRDLYMKHRDDLALLPREEWDDKLCELNVAYQVYNLGNSTIMQQAWERGQQVKIHGWIYGIGNGQLRNLGVTATSRESLEASYNAAMAEILPHKG; from the coding sequence ATGGCAGATATTAAACAGCTATTCGCAAATAACGTTGCTTGGTCAGAGAACATCAAGGAAGAAAACCCGGAGTTCTTCAGTCATCTTGCGAAAGCCCAGCACCCTGAGTACCTATGGATCGGTTGTGCCGACAGCAGAGTGCCCGCCGAGCGTCTAACCGGGTTGGACTCCGGCGAGCTCTTTGTTCACCGCAACGTGGCCAACCAGGTTATCCACACCGATCTGAACTGCTTGTCCGTTGTCCAATATGCCGTCGACGTATTGAAAGTGCGCCATATTATTGTCTGCGGCCACTATGGCTGTGGTGGTGTGACTGCCGCTATCGAAAACCCGCAACTGGGCCTTATCAACAACTGGCTGCTGCACATCCGTGATCTGTACATGAAACACCGTGACGACCTTGCCTTGCTACCGCGTGAAGAGTGGGACGACAAGCTGTGCGAACTCAATGTGGCCTACCAGGTCTACAACCTGGGCAACTCGACCATCATGCAGCAGGCCTGGGAACGCGGCCAACAAGTGAAAATCCATGGCTGGATTTATGGTATCGGCAATGGTCAGCTGCGCAACCTTGGTGTCACGGCCACCAGCCGCGAGTCGCTGGAAGCCTCCTACAACGCCGCCATGGCGGAGATACTGCCGCACAAAGGCTGA
- a CDS encoding putative 7,8-dihydro-6-hydroxymethylpterin-pyrophosphokinase (COG0801) — protein sequence MTLAYIAIGSNLSDPVAQANSAIEVLKQHPDLSVVAVSSLYSSTPMGPQDQPDYINAVVAVETDLSPLALLDCTQSIEQEHGRVRKAERWGPRTLDLDIVLYGDLEHHCERLTVPHYGMKVREFVLYPLAEIAPERVLPDGTPLNALVEQVDRNGLSIWSQ from the coding sequence ATGACCCTGGCCTACATAGCCATCGGCAGTAACCTGTCCGATCCTGTCGCCCAGGCCAACAGTGCGATCGAGGTGCTCAAGCAGCACCCTGATCTCAGCGTGGTTGCCGTGTCCTCGCTCTACAGCAGTACTCCGATGGGGCCACAGGATCAGCCTGACTACATCAATGCCGTCGTCGCCGTTGAGACCGACCTCAGCCCGCTGGCCCTGCTTGACTGTACCCAGTCTATTGAGCAAGAGCATGGCCGCGTCCGCAAGGCCGAGCGCTGGGGCCCGCGTACCCTGGATCTCGATATCGTCCTGTACGGCGACCTTGAACACCACTGCGAGCGCCTGACTGTGCCGCATTACGGAATGAAAGTCCGTGAGTTTGTACTTTACCCACTCGCGGAAATTGCCCCTGAACGGGTACTGCCTGACGGAACGCCGCTAAACGCGCTGGTGGAGCAGGTAGACCGCAACGGCCTGAGCATCTGGTCTCAGTAA
- a CDS encoding pantoate--beta-alanine ligase (COG0414), whose product MQTFAEIAQIREQIRSWRREGRRIAFVPTMGNLHEGHLTLVRKARELADVVVVSIFVNPMQFDKADDLDNYPRTLEDDLAKLNNEGVELVFTPTPDIMYPQGLDRQTFVEVPGLSTMLEGALRPSHFRGVSTIVTKLFNIVQPDIACFGEKDYQQLALIRQMVLDLAMDIEVVGVATVREMDGLAMSSRNGYLTVDERQRAPVLARTMRWISSQMRGGRTDYAEIVVDANDQLRAAGLQPDEIYIRDAVSLQPVSEETQQAVILMSAFLGKARLIDNQVVELAQPQAAEQQ is encoded by the coding sequence ATGCAAACATTCGCCGAGATTGCCCAGATCCGTGAACAAATCCGAAGCTGGCGCCGCGAGGGCCGCCGGATTGCTTTCGTTCCAACGATGGGAAACCTGCATGAAGGTCACCTGACGCTGGTCCGCAAGGCCCGTGAACTGGCAGACGTGGTTGTAGTCAGCATTTTTGTCAATCCGATGCAGTTCGACAAGGCAGATGATCTCGACAACTACCCGCGTACTTTGGAAGACGATCTGGCCAAGCTGAACAACGAAGGCGTTGAGCTGGTTTTCACCCCAACGCCGGATATCATGTATCCGCAAGGCCTGGATCGTCAGACCTTTGTCGAGGTACCTGGACTATCTACCATGCTTGAAGGAGCCCTGCGCCCGAGCCACTTCCGTGGTGTTTCGACGATTGTGACCAAGCTGTTCAACATCGTGCAGCCTGATATTGCCTGCTTCGGCGAGAAGGACTACCAGCAGCTTGCCCTGATCCGCCAGATGGTCCTCGACCTTGCCATGGATATTGAGGTTGTCGGCGTGGCCACCGTCCGCGAGATGGACGGCTTGGCCATGAGTTCACGCAACGGTTATCTGACTGTCGACGAGCGCCAGCGTGCACCAGTGCTGGCCCGCACCATGCGCTGGATCAGCAGCCAGATGCGCGGCGGCCGCACCGACTACGCCGAAATCGTGGTCGATGCCAACGACCAGCTGCGTGCCGCCGGCCTGCAGCCGGATGAAATCTACATCCGCGATGCCGTCAGCCTCCAACCGGTCAGCGAAGAAACCCAGCAGGCCGTGATCCTGATGTCCGCCTTCCTCGGCAAAGCCCGCCTTATCGATAACCAGGTGGTTGAACTCGCCCAGCCTCAAGCTGCTGAGCAACAATAA
- a CDS encoding putative ABC transporter, periplasmic iron-compound-binding protein (COG1840) translates to MKKLLASAILVGLAAPQAAIAAEEVNVYSYRQPFLVEPMFKEFTAETGIKVNVKFAKEGLAEKLQQEGQYSPADVVLTTDISRLVELSDKELVQAVDSKVIEANVPAQFRDNEDEWFALTLRTRNVYSSRDRVGRLPADFDYADLAKPEWKGKICTRSGKHPYNISLVSSMIAHYGEAETKEWLEGYKANLARKPQGNDRAQVKAVREGLCDLAIGNSYYLGKMVNDEKQKSWAEAVYINFPGQENNGTHVNVSGMAMAKYAPNQENALKLMEFLTGDKAQQMYAEVNYEYPVKEGVKRSELVASWGDFTADKVSLDKVAQYHSTAIKLLDEVKFDL, encoded by the coding sequence ATGAAAAAGCTGTTGGCATCGGCAATTCTAGTGGGTTTGGCGGCTCCTCAGGCGGCAATCGCGGCTGAAGAAGTGAATGTTTACTCATACCGCCAGCCATTCTTGGTTGAGCCTATGTTCAAGGAGTTCACTGCTGAGACTGGTATCAAGGTGAATGTGAAGTTTGCCAAAGAAGGTTTGGCTGAAAAACTGCAGCAAGAAGGCCAGTACAGCCCGGCGGACGTAGTGTTGACAACGGATATTAGCCGTTTGGTTGAGCTTTCTGATAAAGAGCTCGTTCAGGCGGTTGACAGCAAGGTGATTGAGGCCAACGTACCGGCACAGTTCCGCGACAACGAAGACGAGTGGTTTGCGCTGACGCTACGCACTCGTAACGTGTACTCATCACGTGATCGTGTTGGCCGTCTACCTGCTGATTTTGATTACGCAGATCTTGCCAAGCCTGAGTGGAAAGGCAAAATTTGTACCCGCTCTGGTAAGCACCCATACAATATTTCTCTAGTGTCTTCGATGATCGCTCATTACGGTGAAGCAGAAACCAAAGAGTGGCTGGAAGGCTATAAAGCGAACCTAGCTCGCAAGCCACAGGGTAATGACCGTGCGCAGGTAAAAGCGGTGCGAGAAGGCCTGTGTGATCTGGCTATCGGTAACAGCTACTACCTTGGCAAGATGGTTAACGACGAGAAGCAGAAGTCTTGGGCCGAAGCGGTATACATTAACTTCCCGGGCCAGGAAAACAACGGTACCCACGTGAACGTCAGTGGTATGGCAATGGCGAAATACGCGCCTAACCAAGAAAATGCCCTGAAGCTGATGGAATTCCTAACAGGCGATAAAGCCCAGCAGATGTACGCGGAAGTGAACTACGAATACCCAGTGAAAGAAGGCGTTAAGCGTTCTGAGCTAGTGGCATCTTGGGGTGACTTCACGGCAGACAAGGTATCGCTAGATAAAGTCGCGCAATACCACAGCACAGCCATCAAACTGCTGGACGAAGTGAAGTTTGATCTGTAA
- a CDS encoding ABC transporter ATP-binding protein (COG1131): protein MNALEIQNLNKTYKGGVNALKNMSLCVKEGDFFALLGPNGAGKSTTIGIISSLVNKTSGQVKVFGYDLDTQLVDAKKQLGLVPQEFNFNQFETVEQIVINQAGYYGVEKELAKERAKKYLSQLDLWGKRKERARNLSGGMKRRLMIARALMHEPRLLILDEPTAGVDIELRRSMWDFLREINRQGVTIILTTHYLEEAEMLCRNIGIINHGELIENTSMKALLGKLEVESFILDIKLNGNQPALAGMHWRLADNHTLEVDINKGDSLNHVFTQLTEQGIEVISMRNKANRLEELFVTLVANSKNKQGAQA, encoded by the coding sequence ATGAACGCTTTGGAAATACAAAATTTAAACAAAACCTATAAAGGTGGCGTTAATGCACTGAAAAATATGAGCCTATGTGTTAAAGAAGGCGACTTTTTTGCGCTTTTGGGGCCTAACGGTGCTGGTAAATCAACAACAATAGGCATTATTAGCTCGCTGGTTAACAAAACCTCCGGGCAGGTAAAGGTCTTCGGCTATGACCTCGATACCCAGTTGGTCGATGCCAAAAAGCAGCTGGGCTTGGTGCCGCAGGAGTTCAACTTTAACCAGTTCGAGACCGTCGAGCAGATCGTGATCAACCAGGCCGGTTACTACGGGGTAGAGAAAGAGCTGGCCAAGGAGAGGGCGAAAAAATACCTGTCCCAGCTGGACTTGTGGGGTAAGCGCAAAGAGCGGGCCCGTAACCTTTCAGGCGGGATGAAGCGCCGCTTGATGATTGCCCGTGCCCTGATGCACGAGCCGCGCCTACTGATCCTCGATGAGCCAACCGCTGGTGTCGATATCGAGCTGCGCCGCTCGATGTGGGACTTCCTGCGCGAAATTAACCGCCAGGGAGTGACGATTATCCTCACCACCCACTATCTCGAAGAGGCCGAGATGCTGTGCCGTAACATCGGCATCATCAATCACGGTGAGCTGATCGAGAACACCTCGATGAAGGCGCTGCTCGGCAAGCTGGAAGTGGAATCCTTTATTCTGGATATCAAACTCAACGGCAATCAGCCGGCGTTGGCTGGCATGCACTGGAGACTGGCTGATAACCATACCCTTGAGGTTGACATCAACAAAGGCGATAGCCTGAACCATGTTTTCACCCAGTTGACAGAGCAGGGTATAGAGGTCATTTCGATGCGTAACAAGGCCAACCGACTGGAAGAGCTGTTTGTTACCCTGGTGGCCAACAGCAAGAACAAGCAAGGAGCCCAAGCATGA
- a CDS encoding putative iron(III) ABC transporter, ATP-binding protein (COG3842), whose product MTHALSVSNLTCKYNGQAVLENLSLPVKDNEIVCLLGASGCGKTTLLKAIAGLLPLESGVIHINGRIIADEQTWLPPEKRNIGMIFQDYALFPHLTVAENIAFGLRDWDKAKVNAKIQQMLELVRLTGLDDRYPHQLSGGQQQRVAIARALACEPDLILLDEPFSNIDTQVRHGLIKEIRRIFKAQGVTAIFVTHSREEAFAFADRMAVMNNGVIEQFGTATELYYRPSSRFVAEFLGTGSYLPVTLADDKTLSTPFGAINLGSAPASNGDAEWLLRPQNLKVQPAEDGAGVITEQLFMGDICRYTVEFQGHSLIVNSHLILQIGQRVAVTLEPHEPVVFAAAS is encoded by the coding sequence ATGACTCACGCATTATCTGTTAGCAACCTGACCTGCAAATACAATGGTCAGGCCGTACTGGAAAACTTGTCGCTGCCGGTAAAAGACAATGAAATTGTCTGCTTGCTGGGGGCCAGTGGCTGTGGCAAAACAACCTTGCTCAAGGCCATTGCCGGTTTGCTGCCACTGGAAAGTGGAGTCATTCATATTAATGGCCGGATCATTGCCGATGAGCAGACCTGGTTGCCACCGGAGAAGCGGAATATTGGCATGATCTTCCAAGACTATGCGCTGTTCCCGCACCTGACAGTAGCAGAAAATATTGCTTTCGGCCTGCGTGACTGGGACAAGGCCAAAGTCAACGCCAAGATCCAGCAGATGCTGGAGCTAGTGCGCCTGACCGGGCTCGATGACCGCTACCCGCACCAGCTCTCAGGTGGCCAGCAGCAGCGCGTCGCGATTGCCCGCGCATTGGCCTGCGAGCCGGATTTGATTCTGTTGGATGAACCGTTTTCCAATATCGATACCCAGGTGCGCCACGGTTTGATCAAGGAGATCCGCCGTATTTTCAAGGCGCAGGGGGTAACGGCAATTTTTGTGACCCACAGCCGGGAGGAGGCGTTCGCGTTTGCCGACCGTATGGCGGTGATGAATAACGGGGTGATTGAGCAGTTTGGCACGGCGACAGAGCTTTACTATCGCCCGAGCAGCCGCTTTGTTGCTGAATTCCTCGGCACGGGCTCCTATCTGCCAGTGACATTGGCTGATGACAAGACCCTGTCGACGCCATTTGGGGCGATTAACCTCGGCAGTGCCCCAGCCAGCAACGGCGATGCCGAATGGCTGCTCCGCCCGCAGAACCTCAAGGTTCAGCCGGCGGAAGATGGCGCCGGGGTGATCACCGAGCAGTTGTTCATGGGGGATATCTGTCGTTATACGGTGGAGTTCCAAGGCCATAGCTTGATTGTCAACTCGCACCTTATTCTGCAGATCGGCCAGCGAGTGGCTGTCACCTTGGAGCCGCACGAGCCGGTGGTTTTTGCCGCTGCCAGCTAG
- a CDS encoding ABC-type transporter (COG0842), translated as MNRQYWIAFKSLITKEVNRFARIWVQTMVPPAITMTLYFVIFGSLIGSRIGEMGGFSYMEYIVPGLIMMSVITNSYSNVASSFFSAKFQHNIEELLVAPVPNYIIIAGFVGGGVLRGLGVGVIVTVVSLLFVDLQIAHFGVIVATVLMTSVVFSLGGLINAVFAKTFDDISIIPTFVLTPLTYLGGVFYSLSLLPEFWQGVSKLNPIVYMVNAFRYGFLGVSDVGIGTSFAVLGVFTVILYSICYYLISRGIGLRS; from the coding sequence ATGAACCGGCAGTACTGGATTGCCTTCAAGAGCCTGATCACCAAAGAAGTGAACCGCTTTGCCCGGATCTGGGTGCAGACTATGGTGCCGCCGGCGATCACCATGACCTTGTACTTCGTGATCTTCGGTAGCCTGATCGGCAGCCGGATCGGCGAGATGGGGGGCTTCAGCTACATGGAATACATTGTACCCGGCCTTATCATGATGTCGGTGATCACTAATTCTTACTCCAATGTGGCGTCATCGTTTTTCAGCGCCAAGTTCCAGCACAATATCGAAGAGCTGCTGGTGGCACCGGTACCGAATTACATCATTATCGCCGGTTTTGTCGGCGGTGGGGTGTTGCGTGGCCTCGGTGTTGGGGTGATTGTCACGGTGGTGTCCCTGTTGTTTGTCGACCTGCAGATCGCTCATTTCGGTGTCATTGTCGCAACCGTATTGATGACCTCGGTGGTGTTCTCGCTAGGGGGGCTGATCAATGCCGTTTTTGCCAAGACCTTCGATGATATCAGCATTATCCCGACCTTCGTGCTGACCCCGCTGACCTACCTCGGCGGGGTGTTTTATTCGCTGAGCTTGCTGCCCGAGTTCTGGCAGGGCGTGTCCAAGTTGAATCCAATCGTCTACATGGTCAATGCATTCCGCTATGGTTTCCTTGGCGTGTCAGATGTCGGGATCGGTACGTCATTTGCGGTATTGGGTGTTTTCACCGTTATTCTCTATAGCATTTGCTACTACTTGATTTCCCGCGGTATTGGCTTGCGTTCGTAA
- a CDS encoding hypoxanthine-guanine phosphoribosyltransferase (COG0634), producing the protein MKHTIEVMISEQDVQARVTELGKQITEHYKDSNDLVMVGLLRGSFVFMADLARAIELPHEVDFMTASSYGNTMESSRDVRILKDLDDDIKGKDVLLVEDIIDTGNTLNKVREILSLREPNSIEICTLLDKPERREVDVDVKWVGFEIPDEFVVGVGIDYAQKYRHLPFIGKVVPQED; encoded by the coding sequence ATGAAACATACCATTGAAGTAATGATTTCTGAGCAGGACGTTCAGGCACGTGTAACAGAGCTGGGAAAGCAAATTACTGAACATTATAAAGATTCCAACGATCTCGTGATGGTGGGCCTACTCCGCGGCTCATTTGTATTCATGGCAGATCTGGCCCGTGCGATTGAACTTCCTCATGAAGTCGACTTCATGACTGCATCAAGCTATGGCAACACCATGGAAAGCAGCCGTGATGTCCGTATCCTCAAGGATTTGGATGATGACATTAAAGGGAAGGATGTTCTGCTGGTCGAAGATATCATCGATACTGGCAATACCTTGAACAAGGTCCGTGAAATCCTGTCTCTGCGTGAGCCAAACTCTATCGAGATCTGCACCCTGCTTGACAAGCCGGAGCGTCGTGAAGTGGATGTCGACGTGAAATGGGTCGGCTTCGAAATTCCTGATGAGTTTGTGGTGGGTGTGGGCATCGACTACGCACAGAAGTATCGCCACCTGCCATTTATCGGCAAGGTTGTCCCGCAGGAAGACTAA
- a CDS encoding putative iron(III) ABC transporter, permease protein (COG1178), producing the protein MKEKYLFWRTSGWGFSLLLVLPILAIFYTALGETDNVFSHLMGTVMPTYAANTFWLVAGTLVLALLFGLPAAWIMAMCRIPGEKVLQWSLVLPLAMPGYIIGYIYTDWLDYAGPVQILLRDIFGWQTMQDYWFPNIRSLGGASLVLALVLYPYIYLLARAAFMEQSTSLLQSARLLKCSPLDSFRRISLPLARPSIAVGMSLVAMETLGDFGTVSYFAVNTLTTAVYDTWLGYSNLNAAAKISAIMLLVIFVLISAERFSRRKQKMFQQEFEHGDDVRYVLSGWKKWLALGWCWGLVAFAFLMPLMQLGYYGWHYFGDSWTSQFQQYSYNSLKVSLIAAVLAVALALIVNFYRRLDGRSFTMVPARLSSLGYAVPGTVLAIGVMIPLTSADHLLNDFTIANGLGRPGLLFSGTMFAIVFAFVVRFSAVAVGSIESSLAKIPPSLDMASKTMGYASLSMLRRVHLPLIRRGCLIAGLLVFIESMKELNAALLLRPFNFETLATYVFNFASDEQLELAALPAILLVIVGLIPLVMVNRSLEQKH; encoded by the coding sequence ATGAAAGAAAAATATTTATTCTGGCGGACCAGTGGTTGGGGCTTTTCCCTGCTGCTGGTTTTGCCTATTCTGGCCATCTTCTACACCGCTCTCGGTGAGACTGATAACGTCTTCTCCCACTTGATGGGAACTGTGATGCCGACTTATGCCGCCAATACGTTTTGGTTGGTGGCTGGCACCTTGGTGTTGGCATTGTTGTTTGGTTTGCCGGCAGCTTGGATCATGGCGATGTGCCGTATCCCCGGTGAAAAAGTGCTGCAGTGGTCACTGGTACTGCCGCTGGCCATGCCGGGCTACATCATCGGCTATATCTATACCGATTGGCTTGATTATGCCGGCCCGGTACAAATCCTGCTGCGCGATATCTTCGGTTGGCAGACGATGCAGGACTACTGGTTCCCGAACATTCGATCGCTCGGTGGGGCGAGCCTGGTGCTGGCCTTGGTGCTGTATCCTTATATCTACCTACTGGCCCGAGCGGCATTTATGGAGCAGAGCACCAGCTTGCTGCAATCGGCCCGATTGCTCAAATGCAGCCCACTGGACAGCTTCCGCCGTATTTCACTGCCTCTGGCCCGTCCGTCGATTGCGGTGGGGATGTCGCTGGTGGCCATGGAAACCCTGGGGGACTTTGGTACCGTCAGCTATTTCGCGGTGAACACCCTGACGACGGCAGTCTATGATACTTGGCTGGGGTATTCTAATTTGAATGCGGCCGCCAAAATCTCTGCCATCATGTTGCTGGTGATCTTTGTCTTGATCAGCGCCGAACGTTTCAGCCGCCGCAAACAGAAAATGTTCCAGCAGGAATTCGAGCATGGCGATGATGTCCGCTATGTGCTCAGTGGCTGGAAGAAGTGGCTGGCGTTAGGCTGGTGCTGGGGCTTGGTGGCATTTGCTTTCCTGATGCCGCTGATGCAGCTAGGTTACTACGGCTGGCATTATTTCGGTGACAGCTGGACCAGCCAGTTCCAGCAGTATAGCTACAATAGCCTGAAGGTGTCTCTCATTGCCGCAGTGCTGGCGGTTGCCTTGGCCTTGATCGTAAATTTCTACCGCCGCTTGGACGGTCGCAGCTTCACTATGGTGCCGGCCCGACTTTCTTCCCTCGGTTATGCGGTGCCGGGAACGGTATTGGCGATTGGGGTGATGATCCCGCTTACCAGTGCCGATCACCTGCTCAATGACTTTACCATCGCCAACGGTCTGGGTAGGCCGGGGTTGCTTTTCTCCGGTACCATGTTTGCCATTGTTTTTGCCTTTGTGGTGCGCTTTTCGGCCGTGGCGGTAGGCAGTATCGAAAGTAGCCTTGCCAAGATCCCGCCGTCGCTGGACATGGCCTCCAAGACCATGGGGTATGCGTCGCTGTCGATGCTGCGCCGCGTCCACTTGCCGCTGATCCGCCGCGGCTGCTTGATTGCCGGCCTGCTGGTGTTCATCGAGTCGATGAAAGAGCTCAATGCCGCCTTGTTGTTGCGCCCGTTCAACTTCGAGACGTTAGCAACTTATGTTTTTAATTTCGCTTCTGACGAGCAGCTAGAGCTGGCTGCCTTACCGGCGATCCTACTGGTCATTGTTGGCTTGATCCCTCTGGTGATGGTTAACCGTTCTTTGGAGCAGAAACACTGA
- a CDS encoding hypothetical protein (COG1309) has protein sequence MDTIAKKTRTRLSPEKRKEQLLTFALDVFARRGIGRAGHADIADMANVSVATVFNYFPTREALVEEVLNQVEHHFTAMMNNGLASEQPLEQQLTTICYHLIDEVVEQKDWLKVWFEWSTSVRDEIWPHFVSSNQHHFSQLNERFEQAGLSDEFSACDRAWQFQGLCYILYLQTNITPEREKMQALADSHIRALFNM, from the coding sequence ATGGATACGATCGCGAAAAAAACAAGGACTCGTCTATCCCCTGAAAAACGCAAAGAGCAGCTTCTTACCTTTGCACTAGATGTCTTTGCCAGACGCGGCATTGGCCGTGCGGGACATGCTGATATTGCCGATATGGCGAATGTCTCTGTTGCCACCGTCTTCAACTACTTCCCAACCCGAGAAGCACTGGTCGAAGAGGTTCTGAACCAGGTCGAGCATCACTTTACTGCAATGATGAACAACGGTCTGGCGAGCGAACAGCCTCTTGAACAGCAGCTTACCACTATTTGCTACCATCTCATCGACGAAGTGGTCGAACAGAAAGACTGGCTGAAAGTTTGGTTTGAGTGGAGTACGTCAGTACGGGACGAGATCTGGCCGCATTTCGTCAGCAGCAACCAGCACCACTTCTCACAGCTGAACGAGCGCTTCGAACAAGCCGGTTTGTCGGATGAGTTCTCTGCTTGCGACCGCGCTTGGCAATTCCAGGGCCTGTGCTACATCCTCTACCTGCAGACCAATATCACCCCGGAGCGGGAGAAGATGCAGGCGCTGGCCGATAGCCATATCAGGGCTCTGTTCAACATGTAG
- a CDS encoding 3-methyl-2-oxobutanoate hydroxymethyltransferase (COG0413) encodes MKKITINDLMKWKQEGRKFASVTAYDASFSQLFEQQGVPVMLVGDSLGMVLQGKPDTLPVTVEDIAYHTRAVRAGSPNSLLMADMPFMSYATPEQACENAATLMRAGANMVKLEGGAWLAETVTKLTERAVPVCAHLGLTPQSVNIFGGYKVQGRDSDHAEQMVKDAILLKNAGAQIILLECVPASLAERITKAVEVPVIGIGAGNVTDGQILVMHDMFGISANYIPRFSKNYLAETGEMRAAVTKYLEDVEAGTFPGPEHTFE; translated from the coding sequence ATGAAAAAGATCACTATCAACGACCTGATGAAATGGAAGCAGGAAGGTCGTAAATTTGCCTCGGTTACCGCGTACGATGCCAGCTTTTCCCAGCTGTTCGAGCAGCAAGGCGTACCAGTGATGCTGGTCGGCGACTCACTGGGCATGGTACTGCAAGGCAAGCCTGATACCCTGCCGGTAACGGTAGAGGATATCGCTTACCATACCCGTGCAGTTCGCGCTGGTAGCCCGAACTCGCTACTGATGGCTGATATGCCATTTATGAGCTACGCCACTCCTGAGCAAGCTTGTGAGAATGCCGCGACGCTGATGCGTGCTGGTGCCAACATGGTGAAGCTCGAGGGCGGTGCCTGGCTGGCAGAAACCGTGACCAAACTGACCGAACGTGCCGTGCCTGTCTGTGCCCATTTGGGGCTAACCCCTCAATCAGTCAATATTTTCGGCGGCTATAAAGTGCAAGGACGTGACTCCGACCACGCTGAGCAGATGGTAAAAGATGCTATCCTGCTGAAAAACGCGGGTGCACAGATTATCTTGCTGGAATGCGTACCGGCCAGCCTGGCTGAACGTATTACCAAAGCGGTTGAAGTACCGGTGATCGGTATCGGTGCCGGTAATGTAACCGACGGCCAGATCCTAGTCATGCACGATATGTTCGGGATCTCAGCCAACTATATTCCCCGTTTCTCCAAAAACTACCTGGCAGAAACCGGCGAGATGCGCGCAGCCGTCACCAAATACCTAGAAGATGTCGAGGCCGGAACCTTCCCGGGCCCAGAACATACCTTTGAATAA